In Streptomyces sp. NBC_00448, the following are encoded in one genomic region:
- a CDS encoding NAD(P)/FAD-dependent oxidoreductase, producing the protein MIVGAGVVGAAAAYFAALAGLRVVVVERGALAGGTSSAGEGNLLVSDKEAGPELDLALHSQRVWREDLAEHAGRWEFEAKGGLVVAATGQGLASLRELGAHQRACGVEVRDVGRAHLHDYEPHLSDGLAGAAFYPQDAQVQPMLVVAHLLRLARDLGARVRAGTEVTGFLRAGDRVTGVRTTAGDLSAGAVLNAAGTWAGEVAALARVSVPVRPRRGFVLVTEPMPPRTIRHKVYAAEYVGDVASSDAALQTSPVVEGTGSGTILIGASRERVGFDRTVSLPAISTLAAKAVALFPMLREVRLMRTYHGFRPYCPDHLPVIGADPRAPGLWHACGHEGAGIGLAAGTGKLIAQALTGARPDLDLAPFAPDRFPEQPQHTEGVSP; encoded by the coding sequence GTGATCGTCGGGGCCGGGGTGGTCGGAGCGGCGGCCGCGTACTTCGCGGCGCTCGCCGGGCTGCGGGTCGTCGTCGTGGAGCGCGGCGCCCTCGCGGGCGGCACCTCCAGCGCGGGCGAAGGCAACCTGCTGGTCTCCGACAAGGAGGCCGGGCCCGAACTCGACCTGGCGCTGCACTCGCAGCGCGTCTGGCGGGAGGACCTGGCCGAGCACGCCGGCCGCTGGGAGTTCGAGGCCAAGGGAGGTCTCGTCGTGGCCGCGACCGGCCAGGGCCTCGCCTCGCTGCGGGAACTCGGCGCCCACCAGCGCGCCTGCGGGGTCGAGGTCCGGGACGTCGGCCGCGCCCACCTGCACGACTACGAGCCGCACCTGTCCGACGGCCTCGCCGGCGCCGCGTTCTACCCGCAGGACGCCCAGGTGCAGCCGATGCTGGTGGTCGCGCACCTGCTGCGGCTGGCCCGCGACCTGGGCGCCCGGGTGCGCGCCGGCACCGAGGTGACCGGGTTCCTGCGCGCGGGCGACCGGGTCACCGGGGTGCGTACCACCGCGGGCGACCTCAGCGCGGGCGCCGTCCTCAACGCGGCGGGCACCTGGGCGGGCGAGGTCGCTGCGCTGGCCCGCGTGTCGGTGCCGGTCCGCCCCCGGCGCGGGTTCGTGCTCGTCACCGAGCCCATGCCGCCGCGGACGATCCGGCACAAGGTCTACGCGGCGGAGTACGTCGGCGACGTCGCCAGTTCCGACGCCGCCCTGCAGACCTCGCCGGTGGTGGAGGGCACCGGCAGCGGCACCATCCTGATCGGCGCGTCGCGCGAGCGGGTCGGCTTCGACCGCACGGTGTCCCTGCCCGCGATCAGCACGCTCGCGGCCAAGGCCGTCGCGCTGTTCCCGATGCTGCGCGAGGTCCGGCTGATGCGGACGTACCACGGCTTCCGCCCGTACTGCCCCGACCACCTCCCGGTGATCGGCGCCGACCCGCGGGCGCCCGGACTGTGGCACGCCTGCGGCCACGAAGGCGCCGGCATCGGCCTCGCGGCCGGCACCGGCAAGCTGATCGCGCAGGCCCTCACGGGCGCGCGACCGGACCTGGACCTGGCGCCGTTCGCCCCCGACCGCTTCCCCGAGCAACCCCAGCACACCGAGGGGGTTTCCCCGTGA
- a CDS encoding GntR family transcriptional regulator, which translates to MNVPSTPNLQSLGQRETLRERVRDALRAAVISGELEPGAVYSAPTLGARFGVSSTPVREAMLDLAKEGLVVAQPNKGFRITEVSEQDLDNLAAVRLLIEPPTVRACVPVIPEADFPALRELAQAIVDAVGRGDLVGYVRADHVFHLALLGYSGNRHLVDVVSDLRTRTRLLGLAPLLRSGRLSASAAEHHALMDLVEARDAPAAEELMLRHIGHVRGLWASGAEES; encoded by the coding sequence GTGAACGTGCCGTCCACCCCGAACCTGCAGAGCCTCGGCCAGCGCGAGACGCTGCGCGAACGCGTCCGCGACGCGCTGCGCGCCGCGGTCATCTCCGGCGAGCTGGAACCGGGCGCGGTCTACTCCGCGCCCACCCTCGGCGCACGCTTCGGCGTGTCGTCCACGCCCGTCCGGGAGGCGATGCTCGACCTGGCCAAGGAGGGTCTGGTCGTCGCCCAGCCGAACAAGGGCTTCCGGATCACCGAGGTGTCCGAGCAGGACCTCGACAACCTGGCGGCGGTGCGGCTGCTCATCGAGCCGCCGACGGTACGCGCCTGCGTGCCGGTGATCCCCGAGGCGGACTTCCCCGCGCTGCGGGAGCTGGCCCAGGCCATCGTGGACGCGGTCGGCCGCGGCGACCTGGTCGGCTACGTCCGGGCGGACCATGTCTTCCACCTGGCCCTGCTCGGCTACAGCGGCAACCGGCACCTGGTGGACGTGGTGTCCGACCTGCGGACCCGCACCCGGCTGCTGGGCCTGGCCCCGCTGCTGCGCAGCGGTCGGCTGAGCGCGTCGGCGGCGGAGCACCACGCGTTGATGGACCTCGTGGAGGCGCGCGACGCGCCGGCCGCCGAGGAGCTGATGCTCCGTCACATCGGCCATGTCCGGGGGCTCTGGGCGAGCGGAGCGGAGGAGTCGTGA
- a CDS encoding dihydrodipicolinate synthase family protein — MTGSTKPWHGVHVATALPFHADLSVDYDAYAEHVRFLAAGGCDGVTPNGSLGEYQTLTPEERARVVETAVAASPDGFGVMPGVAAYGALEARRWAEQAAAAGATSLLLLPPNAYRAEREAVVQHYREVAKVGLPVVAYNNPIDTKVDLTPELLAELHAEGTIVGVKEFTGDVRRAYRISELAPGLDILVGADDVLLELGMAGAVGWIAGYPNLIPQDTVELYRLATSGDPADLARALPVYRDLHPLLRWDSKIEFVQSIKLSMDIAGLKGGACRPPRLPLAPELIARITADTEAVLAKGYK; from the coding sequence ATGACCGGTTCCACGAAGCCCTGGCACGGAGTCCACGTCGCCACGGCCCTGCCGTTCCACGCCGACCTGTCGGTGGACTACGACGCCTACGCCGAGCACGTCCGCTTCCTGGCGGCCGGCGGCTGCGACGGGGTGACGCCCAACGGTTCGCTGGGCGAGTACCAGACCCTGACCCCGGAGGAGCGGGCCCGCGTCGTCGAGACCGCGGTCGCGGCCTCGCCCGACGGGTTCGGGGTCATGCCGGGGGTGGCGGCCTACGGCGCGCTGGAGGCGCGCCGCTGGGCCGAGCAGGCCGCCGCCGCCGGGGCCACCTCCCTGCTGCTGTTGCCGCCCAACGCCTACCGGGCGGAGCGGGAGGCGGTGGTGCAGCACTACCGCGAGGTCGCCAAGGTCGGTCTGCCGGTGGTGGCGTACAACAACCCGATCGACACCAAGGTCGACCTCACCCCCGAACTGCTCGCCGAGTTGCACGCCGAGGGCACGATCGTCGGGGTCAAGGAGTTCACCGGTGACGTCCGCCGCGCCTACCGGATCAGCGAGCTGGCGCCGGGCCTGGACATCCTCGTCGGCGCCGACGACGTGCTGCTCGAACTGGGCATGGCCGGCGCGGTCGGCTGGATCGCCGGCTACCCCAACCTGATCCCGCAGGACACCGTCGAGCTCTACCGGCTCGCCACCTCCGGCGACCCCGCCGACCTCGCCCGGGCGCTGCCGGTCTACCGCGACCTGCATCCGCTGCTGCGCTGGGACTCCAAGATCGAGTTCGTGCAGTCGATCAAGCTGTCGATGGACATCGCCGGTCTCAAGGGCGGCGCCTGCCGGCCACCGCGGCTGCCGCTGGCGCCCGAGCTGATCGCCCGGATCACCGCCGACACCGAGGCCGTCCTCGCCAAGGGCTACAAGTGA
- a CDS encoding alpha/beta fold hydrolase, with the protein MSGAITYTIPGMRVREQFVDAPLDWSDPGRGTIQLFVRELVDPARAGEDLPCLVYLQGGPGGKAPRPLDRSGWLGVALGTHRVVLADQRGTGRSTRIDGRRMSAFATAREGADFLACFRADAIVADHEHLRRTLYGGRRWSTLGQSYGGFLTMTYLSRAPEGLSSCYVTGGLPGLDPSAAEVYRRTYPRVEAKNAILHRRYPHAAERVARIADRLAEGGVRLPDGDVLTVRRLQSLGVDLGMKPGHERLHWLLDEAWSGDELSATFLHQVLARTSYSDNPLYAALQESIYAHGPGPTGWAAQAELPRHPRFAEDARPLLFTGEMIYPWMFEEISELRPFRAAVELLAERESWPPLYDPERLAANEVPVAAAVYHDDMYVDAGLQLETAARVGNLQTWITNEYEHDGVREDERVFTRLGQMVRDAGGGVTA; encoded by the coding sequence ATGAGCGGCGCCATCACGTACACCATTCCCGGCATGCGGGTGCGCGAGCAGTTCGTCGACGCGCCGCTGGACTGGTCCGACCCCGGGCGCGGAACGATCCAGCTGTTCGTCCGCGAGCTCGTCGATCCGGCTCGGGCCGGCGAGGACCTGCCCTGCCTCGTCTACCTCCAGGGCGGCCCGGGCGGGAAGGCACCGCGCCCGCTGGACCGGAGCGGCTGGCTCGGCGTGGCGCTGGGGACGCACCGGGTGGTGCTGGCCGACCAGCGCGGCACCGGCCGCAGCACCCGGATCGACGGCCGCCGGATGAGCGCGTTCGCGACCGCCCGCGAGGGCGCGGACTTCCTCGCCTGCTTCCGGGCCGACGCCATCGTGGCCGACCACGAACACCTGCGCCGGACCCTCTACGGCGGCCGCCGCTGGTCCACGCTCGGCCAGTCCTACGGCGGCTTCCTCACCATGACGTACCTGTCGCGGGCCCCCGAGGGGCTGAGCAGTTGCTACGTCACCGGCGGGCTGCCGGGACTCGACCCGTCGGCGGCCGAGGTCTACCGGCGCACCTATCCGCGGGTGGAGGCCAAGAACGCGATCCTCCACCGGCGTTACCCGCACGCGGCCGAGCGGGTCGCCCGGATCGCCGACCGGCTGGCCGAGGGCGGGGTGCGGCTGCCCGACGGCGACGTGCTGACCGTCCGGCGGCTGCAGTCGCTGGGCGTCGACCTCGGGATGAAGCCCGGCCACGAACGTCTGCACTGGCTGCTCGACGAGGCATGGAGCGGCGACGAGTTGTCGGCGACCTTCCTGCACCAGGTGCTGGCCAGGACCTCCTACAGCGACAACCCGCTCTACGCGGCCCTGCAGGAGAGCATCTACGCCCACGGGCCCGGCCCGACCGGATGGGCGGCGCAGGCCGAGCTGCCGCGGCACCCGCGGTTCGCCGAGGACGCCAGGCCGCTACTGTTCACCGGCGAGATGATCTACCCCTGGATGTTCGAGGAGATCAGCGAACTGCGCCCGTTCCGCGCGGCGGTGGAGCTGCTGGCCGAGCGGGAGAGCTGGCCGCCGCTGTACGACCCGGAGCGGCTGGCCGCCAACGAGGTCCCGGTCGCCGCCGCCGTCTACCACGACGACATGTACGTGGACGCCGGACTGCAACTGGAGACCGCGGCCCGGGTCGGCAACCTCCAGACCTGGATCACCAACGAGTACGAACACGACGGCGTCCGCGAAGACGAGCGGGTGTTCACCCGGCTCGGCCAGATGGTGCGCGACGCAGGAGGAGGAGTCACCGCATGA
- a CDS encoding proline racemase family protein, protein MRSRRTFHAVDSHTEGMPTRVVVGGVGTIPGATMAERRRWFMANSDDVRTLLMYEPRGHGAMSGAILQPPTRPDADYGVLFIEVSGLLPMCGHGTIGVATVLVETGMVPVTEPVTTIRLDTPAGLVIASVAVEDGAATAVTIENVPSYAHALDATVQVPGYGEVRYDLAFGGNFYAIVELADLGLPFDRARAGDLLDAGLAVMAAVNDTDRPVHPERDDISGCHHVYLKAPGSTAELSRHAMAIHPGWFDRSPCGTGTSARMAQLHARGELGVGQEFVNESFIGTRFTGRLLGETTVGPHPAVLPAITGRAWVTGTSQFHLDPSDPFPAGFLL, encoded by the coding sequence GTGAGGTCCCGCCGCACCTTCCACGCCGTCGACTCGCACACCGAGGGCATGCCCACGCGGGTCGTCGTCGGCGGCGTCGGCACGATCCCCGGGGCCACCATGGCCGAACGGCGGCGCTGGTTCATGGCCAACAGCGACGACGTCCGCACGCTGCTGATGTACGAGCCGCGCGGGCACGGCGCGATGAGCGGGGCGATCCTGCAGCCGCCGACCCGCCCGGACGCGGACTACGGTGTGCTGTTCATCGAGGTCTCCGGCCTGCTGCCGATGTGCGGCCACGGCACCATCGGCGTGGCCACCGTCCTGGTCGAGACCGGGATGGTGCCGGTCACCGAGCCGGTGACCACGATCCGGCTGGACACCCCCGCCGGCCTCGTCATCGCCTCCGTGGCGGTCGAGGACGGCGCGGCCACGGCGGTCACCATCGAGAACGTCCCGTCGTACGCCCACGCGCTGGACGCCACCGTGCAGGTGCCCGGCTACGGCGAGGTGCGCTACGACCTCGCCTTCGGCGGCAACTTCTACGCGATCGTCGAACTCGCCGACCTCGGGCTGCCGTTCGACCGGGCCAGGGCCGGCGACCTGCTCGATGCCGGGCTGGCGGTCATGGCCGCCGTGAACGACACCGACCGGCCGGTGCACCCGGAACGCGACGACATCTCCGGCTGCCACCACGTCTACCTCAAGGCCCCCGGCTCGACCGCCGAGCTGTCGCGGCACGCCATGGCCATCCACCCGGGCTGGTTCGACCGCTCGCCGTGCGGCACCGGCACCAGCGCGCGGATGGCGCAGCTGCACGCCCGCGGCGAACTCGGCGTCGGGCAGGAGTTCGTGAACGAGTCCTTCATCGGCACCCGCTTCACCGGGCGCCTGCTCGGCGAGACCACCGTCGGGCCGCATCCCGCGGTGCTGCCCGCCATCACCGGACGCGCCTGGGTCACCGGCACCTCGCAGTTCCACCTCGACCCGAGCGACCCCTTCCCCGCGGGGTTCCTGCTGTGA